The Methylomonas koyamae genome has a segment encoding these proteins:
- a CDS encoding proline--tRNA ligase, translating to MRTSQFPLSTVKEIPADAEIASHQLMIRAGLIRKLAAGVYTWLPLGLRVLRKVEHIVREEMNKAGALEVLMPALQPAELWQETGRWEKYGPELARMKDRHERDFCLGPTHEEIITDLARNELRSYKQLPITYYQIQTKFRDEIRPRFGVMRSREFVMKDAYSFHLDQESLQATYDVMYQTYTNIFNRFGLKFRAVMADSGSIGGAVSHEFHVLAASGEDAIAFSDASDYAANIEKAEVRRPPLNRPAPSRNLEKTPTPGKKTIAEVCEFLAASASNVLKTLILVQRPADPQNSAARNVYYMVLLRGDHELNEIKLSKIIGNFDFAKDDEVEEALGCRAGYIGPLTERDKPFLGQIIADYAVENMSDFVCGANEAGHHYTGVNWERDCPLMNEWLHDIRQIGEGDPSPDGVGNITIARGIEVGHIFQLGTKYSEAMNAAIVNEAGKNQIMVMGCYGIGISRVVAAAIEQGHDERGIIWPNELAPFQVAICPMNMYKSDRLVDTVEKVYRELTEAGIEVLLDDRKVRAGFMFSDMELIGIPHRIVIGDRGLDSGTVEYQGRTDHDSQEVPFSELVGFIKAKLA from the coding sequence ATGCGCACTTCCCAATTTCCTCTCAGCACTGTAAAAGAAATACCCGCCGACGCCGAAATCGCCAGCCACCAATTGATGATACGCGCCGGCCTGATCCGCAAACTGGCCGCCGGAGTCTACACCTGGCTGCCGCTGGGATTGCGGGTACTGCGCAAGGTCGAACACATCGTCCGCGAAGAAATGAACAAAGCCGGTGCTTTGGAAGTGTTGATGCCGGCCCTGCAACCGGCGGAGCTCTGGCAGGAAACCGGGCGCTGGGAAAAATACGGCCCGGAACTGGCCCGGATGAAAGACCGCCACGAGCGCGACTTCTGCCTCGGCCCGACTCACGAAGAAATCATTACCGATTTGGCCCGTAACGAATTGCGCAGCTATAAACAACTGCCGATCACCTACTACCAGATCCAAACCAAATTCCGCGACGAAATCCGCCCGCGCTTCGGCGTAATGCGTTCGCGCGAATTCGTCATGAAGGACGCTTATTCCTTCCATCTCGACCAGGAATCGCTGCAAGCCACTTACGATGTGATGTATCAAACCTACACCAACATCTTCAACCGTTTCGGCTTGAAATTCCGCGCCGTGATGGCCGACTCGGGCTCCATCGGCGGTGCCGTATCGCATGAATTCCACGTTCTGGCGGCCTCCGGCGAAGATGCCATCGCCTTTTCCGACGCCAGCGATTACGCCGCCAACATCGAAAAAGCCGAGGTGCGCCGCCCGCCGCTGAATCGGCCAGCACCCAGCCGCAATCTGGAAAAAACGCCTACGCCGGGCAAAAAAACCATCGCCGAAGTCTGCGAATTCTTAGCCGCCAGCGCCAGCAACGTGCTGAAAACCCTGATTTTGGTACAACGCCCTGCCGATCCGCAAAACAGCGCAGCGCGAAACGTGTACTACATGGTGTTACTGCGCGGCGACCACGAATTGAATGAAATCAAATTGAGCAAAATCATCGGCAACTTCGATTTTGCCAAGGACGATGAAGTCGAGGAAGCCCTAGGCTGCCGTGCGGGTTACATCGGGCCGCTCACCGAACGAGACAAACCTTTCCTCGGCCAAATCATCGCCGACTATGCGGTGGAAAACATGAGCGATTTCGTCTGCGGCGCCAACGAAGCCGGCCACCACTATACCGGCGTCAACTGGGAACGGGATTGCCCCTTAATGAACGAATGGCTGCACGACATTCGTCAAATCGGCGAAGGCGACCCCAGCCCGGACGGCGTCGGCAACATCACCATCGCCCGCGGCATCGAAGTCGGTCACATCTTCCAGCTCGGCACCAAGTACAGCGAAGCGATGAACGCCGCCATCGTCAACGAAGCCGGCAAGAACCAAATCATGGTCATGGGCTGTTACGGTATCGGCATTTCCCGGGTCGTCGCCGCAGCGATAGAACAGGGCCACGACGAGCGCGGCATCATCTGGCCCAACGAATTGGCGCCGTTCCAGGTCGCGATCTGTCCGATGAACATGTACAAATCCGATCGCCTGGTCGATACCGTAGAAAAAGTGTACCGGGAGCTAACCGAGGCCGGCATCGAAGTCTTGCTCGACGACCGCAAGGTGCGGGCCGGCTTTATGTTCTCCGACATGGAATTGATCGGTATTCCGCACCGTATTGTCATCGGCGACCGCGGCCTGGACTCCGGTACGGTGGAATACCAGGGCCGCACCGACCACGACAGCCAGGAAGTGCCTTTTTCAGAATTGGTCGGTTTTATCAAAGCCAAACTGGCGTAA
- a CDS encoding rubredoxin — translation MAEFRRYKCKTCGHIYDEELGDPRNGVAPGTRWEDVPEDWGCPKCGAIKAMFTLMR, via the coding sequence ATGGCAGAATTCAGAAGATACAAATGCAAAACCTGTGGACATATTTACGACGAGGAGCTGGGTGACCCGCGTAACGGCGTTGCCCCGGGTACCCGCTGGGAAGACGTGCCGGAAGATTGGGGTTGCCCGAAGTGCGGCGCGATCAAAGCGATGTTCACGTTGATGCGCTAA
- a CDS encoding response regulator: protein MIKVLLVDDHELVRSGIEALLAAEQDISVVGVCNCGEQALQLVAQDPPDVVLMDINMPGMGGFEACRRLLQTQPNAKIIALSVHNDGPIPQQLLKLGVVGFVSKASPVNEMVAAIKTVMSGKRYLCQDVASNLAFQFLPGADVSPFLQLSQREAEVVRMILNGKSIQEMSEALALSDKTINTYRYRVYRKLQIKNDVELTRLAVKFNYLDAV from the coding sequence ATGATTAAAGTTTTACTCGTTGACGACCATGAATTGGTCAGGAGCGGTATCGAGGCGCTGTTGGCTGCGGAGCAGGATATTTCCGTGGTCGGCGTATGCAATTGCGGCGAACAGGCGTTGCAACTGGTTGCTCAGGACCCGCCGGACGTGGTTTTGATGGATATCAACATGCCGGGCATGGGTGGGTTCGAAGCTTGCCGCCGCCTGTTGCAAACTCAGCCGAACGCCAAGATCATTGCATTGTCGGTACATAACGACGGTCCGATTCCGCAACAATTGCTGAAACTGGGCGTGGTTGGTTTCGTGTCTAAAGCGTCGCCGGTCAACGAAATGGTCGCGGCGATTAAAACCGTCATGTCCGGGAAACGTTACTTGTGCCAGGATGTGGCCAGCAATCTGGCATTTCAATTTTTGCCGGGCGCCGACGTTTCGCCGTTTTTGCAATTGTCTCAGCGCGAGGCCGAAGTGGTGCGGATGATTCTGAACGGCAAAAGCATACAGGAAATGTCGGAAGCGCTGGCGCTCAGCGACAAAACCATCAATACCTACCGCTACCGGGTATACCGGAAATTGCAGATCAAAAACGATGTGGAATTGACCAGACTGGCGGTGAAATTCAATTATCTGGACGCCGTCTGA
- the holA gene encoding DNA polymerase III subunit delta, with protein sequence MRLKVEQLATALQKAVAPVYLVSGDEPLQLGEAADDIRKAARAAGYTTREVISVESGHEWPQLGLEADSLSIFSDKKLIDLRLPSAKPGTEGSKALIAYCQRLPEDTVLLVTAGKLESAAQKSQWFQAVDGVGVIVQVWPLQGQELLQWLQRRAERKGMRLDQDALKSLAARVEGNLLAAAQEIEKLYILHGATLVGKAMVEDDVADSARFDVFKLTEALLAGKLNRALKILNGLRAEGTASSIVLWALSRETRMLLHVKSELGRGANPDAVFKKYQVWDKRKHLVQEAVQRLKTDQLQAILRAGAEIDRSIKGQSAGDEWEGLFGLCLRFSGMAGL encoded by the coding sequence GTGCGCTTGAAAGTCGAGCAGTTGGCTACGGCGTTGCAAAAAGCCGTGGCTCCTGTCTATCTGGTCAGCGGCGACGAGCCTTTGCAGTTGGGCGAAGCCGCCGACGACATCCGTAAGGCGGCGCGCGCGGCCGGCTACACCACCCGCGAAGTAATTTCGGTCGAGTCCGGCCACGAATGGCCGCAACTTGGCCTGGAAGCCGATTCGCTGTCGATTTTTTCCGACAAAAAATTAATCGATTTGCGCCTGCCTTCGGCGAAGCCGGGAACGGAAGGCAGCAAAGCTCTGATCGCCTATTGCCAGCGTTTACCGGAAGATACCGTGTTGCTTGTGACGGCGGGCAAACTAGAGTCAGCGGCGCAAAAGTCGCAGTGGTTTCAGGCTGTGGACGGCGTTGGCGTCATCGTCCAGGTTTGGCCATTGCAAGGGCAGGAATTGCTGCAGTGGTTGCAACGCCGCGCCGAGCGCAAAGGCATGCGGCTGGACCAAGATGCCTTGAAAAGTTTGGCGGCCCGGGTCGAGGGCAATCTGTTGGCGGCCGCACAGGAGATCGAAAAGCTTTATATCCTGCACGGTGCGACCTTGGTCGGCAAAGCCATGGTCGAGGATGACGTTGCCGATAGCGCCCGTTTCGACGTGTTCAAATTGACCGAGGCCTTGCTGGCCGGAAAATTGAACCGGGCGTTAAAAATACTGAATGGCTTACGGGCTGAAGGAACCGCCAGTTCCATCGTGTTGTGGGCGCTGAGCCGGGAAACCAGAATGTTGCTGCACGTAAAAAGCGAGTTAGGCCGCGGCGCCAACCCGGACGCGGTGTTTAAGAAATATCAGGTTTGGGATAAACGCAAGCATCTGGTCCAGGAAGCGGTCCAGCGTTTGAAAACCGACCAGTTGCAAGCGATTCTGCGGGCCGGGGCGGAAATTGACCGCAGTATAAAGGGGCAATCCGCCGGGGACGAGTGGGAAGGTTTGTTCGGTTTGTGTTTGCGGTTTTCGGGAATGGCGGGGCTGTGA
- a CDS encoding inositol monophosphatase family protein produces MHPMLNIAVRAARNAGDLIQRSSLNIEKLTIDQKSRNDYASEVDRAAEQEIIKVIRTAFPDHGILAEESGETKGNDYTWIIDPLDGTTNFLHGFPHYAVSIALKNKNKLEIGVIYDPTRDELFTAERGGGAMLNNRRIRVTKQNTMRGALIGTGFPFKTMENIEPYLGMFKAVCADAAGIRRAGAAALDMAYVACGRLDAYWEIGVKEWDIAAGVLLVQEAGGVATDFSFNDKYLQSGNIITGNPKMHQLMYQIIEPHVPARLK; encoded by the coding sequence ATGCATCCGATGCTCAATATAGCCGTCCGCGCAGCGCGGAACGCCGGCGATCTGATCCAACGCTCCTCACTCAATATCGAAAAGCTCACGATAGACCAAAAAAGCCGCAACGACTACGCCTCGGAAGTGGACCGCGCAGCCGAGCAGGAAATTATCAAAGTCATCCGCACCGCATTTCCCGACCACGGCATCCTGGCGGAAGAAAGCGGCGAGACTAAAGGTAACGATTACACCTGGATCATCGACCCGTTGGACGGCACCACCAATTTTTTACACGGTTTCCCGCACTATGCCGTTTCGATCGCATTGAAAAACAAGAATAAATTAGAGATCGGCGTTATTTACGACCCAACCCGCGACGAACTGTTCACGGCCGAACGCGGCGGCGGAGCGATGCTGAACAACCGGCGCATCCGCGTTACCAAACAAAACACGATGCGCGGGGCTTTGATCGGCACCGGCTTTCCATTCAAGACCATGGAAAACATCGAGCCGTATCTCGGCATGTTCAAGGCCGTCTGCGCCGACGCCGCCGGCATCCGCCGCGCCGGAGCCGCCGCGCTGGATATGGCTTATGTTGCCTGCGGCAGGCTGGACGCTTACTGGGAAATCGGCGTCAAGGAATGGGACATTGCCGCCGGCGTGTTGCTGGTACAGGAAGCCGGCGGCGTCGCCACCGATTTTTCTTTCAACGACAAATACTTACAGTCCGGAAACATCATCACCGGCAATCCGAAAATGCACCAATTGATGTATCAAATCATCGAACCGCATGTACCCGCCCGCCTGAAATAA
- a CDS encoding NAD(P)-dependent methylenetetrahydromethanopterin dehydrogenase, which yields MAKRSILHMFDPMPNNSPFDINMALDAGFDVLVPYANVKLENIHNLTQDAVFSRSPAGNKRTALFIGGRDMGLAIDMLQATKPAMAPPFQVSVFADPSGACTTAAALVACVEKALKDHHSRELKGLKALVFGGTGPVGIATGVIASLQGAETLLVDHLSIDTAKDAAKQYNRRFGASMGAAVARNDEEKAQLVADADIVFCTAKAGIRVINSAVLAQAKQLKVAGDVNAVPPLGIEGIELNDFAAPLAAAAHSPNAVGVGALAVGNVKYQLQHELLKLMLETETPLFLDFREAFVKARTLV from the coding sequence ATGGCAAAACGCAGCATACTCCACATGTTCGACCCAATGCCGAACAACAGCCCGTTTGACATCAACATGGCGCTCGACGCCGGTTTTGACGTGCTCGTTCCTTACGCCAACGTCAAACTGGAGAACATACACAATTTGACGCAGGATGCGGTGTTTTCGCGGAGTCCGGCCGGCAACAAACGCACCGCGCTGTTCATCGGCGGCCGCGATATGGGGCTGGCCATCGACATGCTGCAAGCCACCAAACCGGCGATGGCGCCGCCGTTTCAAGTCTCGGTATTTGCCGATCCCAGCGGCGCCTGCACCACCGCCGCCGCGCTGGTAGCCTGCGTGGAAAAGGCGCTGAAGGACCACCACAGCCGGGAATTGAAAGGCCTGAAGGCGTTGGTATTCGGCGGCACCGGCCCGGTCGGCATCGCCACCGGCGTCATCGCTTCGCTACAGGGTGCCGAAACCTTGCTGGTGGACCATTTGTCGATCGATACCGCCAAGGACGCAGCCAAACAATACAACCGGCGCTTCGGCGCCAGTATGGGTGCGGCCGTGGCGCGCAACGACGAAGAGAAAGCCCAACTGGTTGCCGATGCCGACATAGTGTTCTGCACCGCGAAAGCCGGCATCCGCGTCATCAACTCTGCCGTGCTGGCGCAAGCCAAACAACTCAAAGTCGCCGGCGACGTCAACGCGGTACCGCCGCTGGGTATCGAAGGCATAGAATTGAACGATTTCGCGGCGCCATTGGCTGCTGCGGCGCATTCGCCGAATGCGGTCGGCGTCGGTGCCTTAGCCGTCGGCAACGTTAAGTACCAACTCCAGCACGAACTGTTGAAACTGATGTTGGAAACCGAAACCCCGCTGTTTCTGGATTTCCGCGAAGCCTTCGTCAAAGCCCGCACTCTGGTCTGA
- the leuS gene encoding leucine--tRNA ligase encodes MEEHYNPAAIEEKVQADWEKSGVFTATEDTGKEKYYCLSMFPYPSGKLHMGHVRNYTIGDVISRFQRMQGKHVLQPMGWDAFGLPAENAAMQNKVHPADWTYSNIDYMRDQLKRLGFGYDWSRELATCDPEYYRWEQWFFIRLLEKGLVYKKTAPVNWCPHDQTVLANEQVIDGCCWRCDTQVEKKEISQWFLKITAYAQELLDDLQKLPGWPEQVRTMQANWIGRSEGVEMDFAVEGFESPIRIYTTRPDTVMGVTYVAVAAEHPVALKAAETNPEIAAFIESCKQMETSEAAMETMEKRGIASGYSAIHPLTGESVPVWIANFVLMSYGTGAVMSVPAHDQRDYEFAKKYGIAIKEVIASADGSDDSVADKAFTDKGVLKNSGEFDGLDFKQAFDAIAAKLAGLGKGERKTNFRLRDWGVSRQRYWGAPIPVIYCDDCGTVPVPDEQLPVTLPRDVVLDGSQSPLAAHPTFPHTDCPTCGKPARRETDTFDTFMESSWYFARYASSDCHTAMLDQRANYWLPVDHYIGGIEHAILHLLYSRFYNKLLRDEGLLVCDEPFKNLLTQGMVVAETFYQFDEHGHKKYFNLTQIEVERDAKGKIVGAKLLEDGSPVTVGAIEKMSKSKNNGVDPQVLIDKYGADTVRLYTMFTSPPDQSLEWNDAGVEGAFRFLKRLWRQVYLHVETGLPQAALDKAALTDDQKALRRQLHQALQKVTDDMARRHTFNTAIAANMELVNALNKFEDDSANGRAVRQEVLEAIVLMLAPIIPHAAQQLWNDLGRDSDIVAAAWPELDESALVQDSIEMVVQVNGKLRGKLAVAVAASKEQIETLALADANVQRFLEGKPVKKLIVVPQKLVNIVV; translated from the coding sequence ATGGAAGAGCATTACAACCCCGCGGCGATCGAAGAAAAAGTCCAAGCCGATTGGGAAAAATCAGGCGTGTTTACCGCAACCGAGGATACCGGCAAGGAAAAATACTACTGCTTGTCGATGTTCCCCTACCCGAGCGGCAAGCTGCACATGGGCCACGTCCGCAACTACACCATCGGCGACGTGATCAGCCGTTTCCAGCGCATGCAAGGCAAGCACGTTTTGCAACCGATGGGTTGGGATGCCTTCGGATTGCCGGCGGAAAACGCCGCGATGCAAAACAAGGTGCATCCGGCCGATTGGACCTATTCCAACATCGACTACATGCGCGACCAGCTCAAACGCCTGGGCTTCGGTTACGACTGGAGCCGCGAGCTGGCGACCTGCGACCCTGAGTATTACCGCTGGGAACAATGGTTCTTCATCCGTCTGCTGGAAAAGGGCCTGGTTTACAAAAAAACCGCGCCGGTCAACTGGTGTCCGCATGACCAGACCGTACTGGCCAACGAACAGGTGATCGACGGTTGCTGCTGGCGCTGCGACACCCAGGTCGAGAAAAAAGAAATCTCGCAGTGGTTTTTGAAAATCACCGCTTATGCCCAGGAATTGCTGGACGACCTGCAAAAACTGCCGGGCTGGCCTGAGCAAGTGCGGACGATGCAGGCCAACTGGATCGGCCGTTCCGAAGGCGTCGAGATGGATTTTGCCGTGGAAGGTTTCGAGTCGCCGATTCGAATTTACACCACCCGTCCCGACACGGTGATGGGCGTGACTTACGTCGCGGTCGCCGCGGAGCATCCGGTCGCGTTGAAAGCCGCCGAAACCAATCCCGAAATTGCCGCGTTCATCGAGTCCTGCAAGCAGATGGAAACCTCGGAAGCGGCGATGGAAACCATGGAAAAACGCGGCATTGCCTCGGGTTACAGCGCGATTCATCCGCTGACCGGCGAGTCGGTGCCGGTGTGGATCGCCAACTTCGTGTTGATGAGCTACGGCACCGGAGCGGTGATGTCGGTGCCGGCCCACGACCAACGCGATTACGAATTCGCTAAGAAATACGGTATTGCGATCAAGGAAGTCATCGCCTCCGCCGACGGTAGCGACGACAGTGTGGCCGACAAGGCTTTCACCGACAAAGGCGTTCTGAAAAACTCCGGCGAATTCGACGGTCTGGATTTCAAACAAGCCTTCGACGCCATTGCCGCCAAACTGGCCGGCCTGGGCAAAGGCGAGCGCAAAACCAATTTCCGCCTGCGCGACTGGGGCGTATCACGCCAACGTTACTGGGGCGCGCCGATTCCAGTGATTTATTGCGACGACTGCGGTACCGTGCCGGTGCCCGACGAGCAATTGCCGGTGACCTTGCCGCGCGACGTGGTGCTGGACGGCTCGCAATCGCCATTGGCCGCGCATCCGACCTTTCCGCATACCGATTGCCCAACATGCGGCAAACCGGCCCGACGCGAGACCGATACCTTCGATACCTTCATGGAATCGTCCTGGTACTTCGCCCGCTACGCCAGCAGCGACTGCCACACGGCAATGCTGGACCAACGCGCCAATTACTGGCTGCCGGTCGACCATTACATCGGCGGTATCGAGCACGCCATTCTGCATCTGCTGTACTCGCGCTTTTACAACAAATTGCTGCGCGACGAAGGCTTGCTGGTTTGCGACGAGCCGTTTAAAAACCTGCTCACGCAAGGTATGGTCGTCGCCGAGACCTTTTACCAATTCGACGAACACGGCCATAAAAAATATTTCAACCTGACCCAGATCGAAGTCGAACGCGACGCCAAAGGCAAGATCGTCGGCGCCAAATTATTGGAAGACGGCTCGCCGGTCACGGTCGGCGCCATCGAAAAGATGTCCAAATCCAAGAATAACGGCGTCGATCCGCAGGTGTTGATCGATAAATACGGCGCCGACACCGTGCGCTTGTACACGATGTTTACGTCGCCGCCGGACCAGTCCTTGGAATGGAACGATGCGGGCGTCGAAGGCGCGTTCCGTTTCCTAAAACGCTTGTGGCGCCAGGTTTACTTGCATGTCGAGACCGGTTTGCCGCAAGCGGCGCTGGATAAAGCCGCGCTGACGGACGATCAAAAAGCTTTGCGTCGCCAGTTGCACCAAGCCTTGCAGAAAGTGACCGACGACATGGCGCGGCGCCACACCTTCAACACCGCAATCGCCGCCAATATGGAACTGGTCAACGCCTTGAACAAATTCGAGGACGACAGTGCCAACGGCCGGGCGGTGCGCCAGGAAGTGTTGGAAGCCATCGTGCTGATGTTGGCGCCGATCATTCCGCACGCCGCGCAGCAACTCTGGAACGACCTGGGCCGCGACAGCGACATCGTCGCCGCGGCTTGGCCGGAATTGGACGAGTCGGCGTTGGTCCAGGACAGCATCGAAATGGTGGTGCAAGTCAACGGCAAATTGCGCGGCAAGTTGGCGGTTGCGGTCGCTGCTTCGAAGGAGCAGATCGAAACCTTGGCGCTGGCCGATGCCAACGTGCAGCGTTTCCTTGAGGGTAAGCCGGTGAAAAAGCTAATCGTGGTACCGCAAAAACTGGTCAATATCGTTGTTTAA
- the lptE gene encoding LPS assembly lipoprotein LptE: protein MKRWSRFLVLAAVLMQAGCGYHLRGSIEMPAALKSLYIFGASGPLQNEMQQIMRASKGKLAPTPDDAGVVIKVLKEDMRSRVLSIGSTGKSSESELEYYLRFQFFDAKETAMMDEQVIELSREFFNDQTAVLAKTNEEQLIRSEIYKQAARMILARARVAIDNQK from the coding sequence ATGAAACGCTGGTCCCGATTCCTGGTCTTGGCCGCCGTGCTGATGCAAGCCGGTTGCGGCTACCATTTGCGCGGCTCGATCGAAATGCCGGCAGCGTTGAAAAGCCTTTACATATTCGGCGCTTCCGGACCGTTGCAAAACGAAATGCAGCAGATTATGCGGGCGTCTAAAGGCAAATTAGCGCCGACCCCGGACGATGCCGGCGTAGTCATCAAAGTGTTGAAGGAAGACATGCGCAGCCGGGTGTTGTCTATCGGTTCCACCGGTAAATCCAGCGAGTCCGAGTTGGAATATTATCTGCGCTTCCAGTTCTTCGACGCGAAGGAGACGGCGATGATGGACGAACAGGTCATCGAATTGTCCCGGGAATTCTTCAACGACCAGACCGCCGTATTGGCGAAAACCAACGAAGAGCAGTTGATACGCAGCGAAATTTATAAGCAGGCGGCCCGGATGATCTTGGCCCGCGCCCGTGTGGCGATCGACAACCAGAAGTAA
- the pepA gene encoding flocculation-associated PEP-CTERM protein PepA, which produces MNTYIFTTGFKRGLLLAAGLSLVTPVTMAATTWVGIADYSNAPTAGGVDEDSVGPFDTYDFGVGVSLIKFTPTSATTGSLSGWYQSAVVEHSLDFVTAPSPNLNSSGSGAGYELTAVARFTGTYTISGATNTFQITGGNVGLYFDTTPDYNFAADSGFEEAYAPILFGSIAGGEGSVNASGSGFEELSLNFSGAFGGYDHNVYSPDTIGGGDAIFSIKTKGVSLLSSVNSVLGESKVGGALFAADGNLQLTAVPVPTAIWMFGTGLIGMIGAAARKKTAV; this is translated from the coding sequence ATGAATACGTATATTTTTACGACCGGCTTTAAACGAGGGCTGCTGTTAGCTGCTGGATTGTCCCTCGTTACTCCTGTTACGATGGCGGCGACAACCTGGGTAGGCATTGCAGATTATTCTAATGCGCCTACCGCAGGCGGCGTGGACGAAGACAGCGTTGGTCCGTTCGATACCTACGATTTTGGGGTTGGTGTTTCCTTAATTAAATTTACGCCGACTTCCGCGACAACGGGTTCGTTGAGCGGCTGGTACCAATCCGCTGTCGTTGAACACTCTTTAGATTTCGTTACAGCCCCATCACCCAACCTGAATTCTTCCGGATCTGGAGCGGGATACGAGCTGACCGCGGTCGCAAGATTTACCGGCACTTATACCATCAGCGGGGCGACCAATACCTTCCAAATCACTGGCGGGAACGTAGGCCTCTATTTCGACACCACGCCAGACTACAATTTCGCGGCAGATAGTGGTTTTGAAGAAGCTTATGCCCCGATCCTTTTTGGCAGCATTGCCGGAGGCGAAGGTAGCGTCAACGCTTCCGGCTCTGGCTTCGAAGAATTAAGCTTGAATTTTTCTGGTGCGTTCGGCGGCTACGATCATAACGTTTACTCGCCCGATACCATCGGCGGCGGTGACGCGATATTTTCGATAAAAACCAAAGGTGTGTCGTTGTTATCCAGTGTCAACAGCGTCCTAGGTGAAAGCAAGGTCGGCGGCGCATTGTTTGCGGCGGACGGCAATTTGCAATTGACTGCTGTTCCGGTACCGACTGCCATATGGATGTTCGGCACGGGCCTGATTGGGATGATTGGTGCCGCCGCACGAAAAAAGACCGCTGTTTGA
- a CDS encoding NAD(P)-dependent methylenetetrahydromethanopterin dehydrogenase: MEKPFILHMLTTAKNLSPFDVNMAMDAGWISAVPYINVEPSEVRGLVQDAIFSRSPKGLLRTAIFIGGRETKQAMDMLKMAKNSMVPPFEVSVFADPSGAFTTAAGMVAAVEKELADKFGTTLQGKNVLALGGTGPVGQAAAVIAAQAGANVRIIGRQLDRAERTAELCSEEFGDGKISIAAGADSDKAEYIKTADVVFATGAAGIELLSAEMIASAPQLKVAADVNAVPPSGIAGVDAFDNGKPIAGSVSGAVGIGALAIGNIKYQAQSRLLKRMLESDQPLFLHFEHAFEVAREFIKTSK; the protein is encoded by the coding sequence ATGGAAAAACCGTTCATTCTACACATGCTGACAACAGCCAAAAACCTGAGCCCGTTCGACGTCAATATGGCGATGGATGCAGGCTGGATTTCAGCGGTGCCTTATATTAACGTCGAACCGAGCGAAGTCCGGGGCTTGGTTCAAGACGCTATTTTCTCGCGCAGCCCGAAAGGCTTGTTGCGCACCGCGATTTTCATTGGCGGCCGCGAAACCAAACAAGCCATGGACATGCTGAAAATGGCGAAAAACTCCATGGTTCCGCCGTTCGAAGTCTCGGTATTCGCCGATCCCAGCGGCGCCTTCACCACTGCCGCCGGCATGGTAGCCGCCGTCGAAAAAGAACTGGCCGATAAATTCGGCACGACGCTGCAGGGCAAAAACGTTCTGGCCCTGGGCGGCACCGGCCCGGTCGGCCAAGCCGCAGCGGTGATCGCTGCCCAAGCCGGAGCCAACGTCCGTATCATCGGCCGCCAACTGGATAGAGCCGAGCGTACTGCCGAGTTGTGCAGCGAAGAATTCGGCGACGGTAAGATCTCGATTGCCGCCGGCGCCGATTCCGATAAAGCCGAATACATCAAAACCGCCGACGTCGTGTTCGCCACCGGCGCGGCTGGTATCGAACTGCTCAGCGCCGAAATGATCGCGAGCGCGCCGCAACTGAAGGTCGCGGCCGACGTCAACGCAGTGCCGCCGTCCGGTATTGCCGGCGTCGACGCGTTCGACAACGGCAAACCGATCGCCGGCTCGGTCAGCGGCGCGGTCGGTATCGGCGCATTGGCAATCGGCAACATCAAGTACCAGGCGCAAAGCCGCTTGCTGAAACGGATGCTGGAAAGCGACCAGCCGCTGTTTTTGCACTTCGAGCACGCATTCGAAGTCGCGCGCGAATTCATCAAAACCAGCAAGTAA
- a CDS encoding zinc ribbon-containing protein has product MGENKLIKAYDDLMGHLYEAMDDTLHSVADALEIAKEKTAALGGHTQEEINKIADYVMRDVEHVATSPDLKHENDSLSEWLKFDIELIENFALEAFLDIADKTRVKLAALEMEAKLYHPYQSGEVAGPGTFTCDACGKQIAFKSTSIIPACPECKGSSFSRC; this is encoded by the coding sequence ATGGGCGAAAATAAACTGATCAAAGCATACGACGACTTGATGGGCCATCTCTACGAAGCGATGGATGACACACTGCATTCGGTGGCCGACGCTTTGGAAATCGCCAAAGAGAAAACCGCCGCGCTGGGTGGCCACACCCAGGAAGAAATCAACAAAATCGCCGACTATGTGATGCGCGACGTCGAACACGTCGCCACATCGCCAGACCTGAAACACGAAAACGACTCGCTGTCCGAATGGCTGAAGTTCGACATCGAATTGATCGAAAACTTCGCGCTGGAAGCCTTTCTCGACATCGCCGATAAAACCCGGGTCAAGCTGGCGGCACTGGAAATGGAAGCCAAACTGTACCACCCCTACCAAAGCGGCGAAGTGGCCGGCCCCGGCACCTTCACCTGCGACGCTTGCGGCAAGCAAATCGCCTTCAAATCCACCAGTATCATCCCGGCCTGCCCGGAATGCAAAGGCAGCAGTTTCAGCCGTTGTTGA